The nucleotide sequence TCGAGCGGTTCTTCGCCGAGCACGAAGCCCTGCGCATCCTCGCCGGTCTCGGGTTTCGCGCCGACGAGCGCGACCGCAGCATCGCCGAGCTGTCCGGCGGCTGGAAGATGCGGGCGGTGCTCGCATCGTTGTTGTTTCAACAGCCGGATCTGCTCCTTCTCGACGAGCCGACCAACCACCTCGACATGCCATCGGTCGCGTGGCTCAGCGGCTTCTTGCAGCGCTACAACCGCGCTTTCGTGTTGATCTCGCACGACCGCGAGTTCCTCAACGAGCAGATCGATCGCGTCGCGGCGTTCGAACCGGAGGGGTTTCGCCAGTACAACGGCAACTTCGACCAGTATCGCCGACACCGGGCCGAGGAGGAGGAGGTGCTGCGCAACCGCGCGCGCAACCAGGAGAAGGAGCGCGAGCGGATGGAGCGCTTCGTCGAGCGGTTCCGCGCGAAGGCGAGCAAGGCGCGCCAGGCGCAAAGTCGCGCCAAGCAGCTCGAACGCATGGAGGAGATCGAGGTGATCCCGACTCGCCAGACCATGCGGATTCGGTTCCCCGCAGTGCCGCGCACGGTCAACGAGGTCGTCAAGGTCGAGGGGCTGGTCAAGGCCTACGGCGATCACGTCGTGTTTTCCGGGGTCGACCTGTTCGTCCAGCGCGGCGACAAGATCGGCATCATCGGCCCCAACGGCGCCGGCAAGACCACGCTCCTCAAGATCCTGGCGGGCGAGCTGGCGGCGGACGCGGGGACCGTCCGCGTCGGCCGCGACGTGCAGGTCGGCTACTACGCGCAGCACCACGCGGACACGCTGCATCCCGAATCGACCGTCTACGACGAGGTCGCCCGCGTCAATCCCGAGGCCACGCCGACGCGCGTGCGGGCGGTGCTGGGGGCGCTGTTGTTTTCCGGGGACGCCGTGGACAAGCCGATCGCGGTGTTGTCCGGCGGGGAGCGCGCGCGCGTCGCGCTGGCGAAACTGCTGATCAACCCCGGCACGCTGCTGCTGATGGACGAGCCGACCAACCATCTCGATCTCGAGTCGAGCGAGGCGCTCGCCGAGTCGCTGGCCGACTACGGCGGCACCGTCGTGTTCGTGAGCCACAATCGCCGGCTGATCCGCGCGCTCGCCACCAAGATCTGGAACATCGAGGACGGCCGTGTCGAGACATACCCCGGCACGCTCGACGATTACATGTATAGTCAACGGTTGCGGCTCGAGCAGGCCGCGAGCGGCGCGCAGCGGGCGGAGGCGGCCGCCGCGGCGAGCCGGGCGGAGGCGCCGGCGGCCGGCGACGCGGCCCGGCCGGCCGAACGCGGGCGCGGCCGGGACCGCGAGCGGCGCCGGCGGCAGGCCGAGGCGCGCAAGCGGCGCGCGGCCGTGCTCGGTCCGCTCGAGCGCAAGGTCGCCGACCTCGAGGCGCGCATCGAGGCGATCGAGCGGGCGCAGAAGGAGCGCGGCACCGCGCTGTCGGATCCCGCCGTGTACGCCGACGCCGCCCGTCGCGACGAGCTGCTCGGCGCCTACCAGGCGGACGCGCGCAAGCTCGAGGAACTCACGGCGCGGTGGGAGCACGCCGTCGAGGAACTCGACGCGGCGCGCGCCGCGTTCGACGCCGGCCGGTGACGGCCAAACGGCCCCGGGTCGGCCCGGGCGCGCGGCGGGCCGGTCGGCGACTCGGAGTGCACCGGCCGCGATCCACGATCGCGATCCGCCTCGCCGGGCCGGCGAGGCGGGCCGATGAGGCAAGCGGGCCGGTCCGATCTGGTCCAACGCCGCCGGCGCCGCATCGGCGCCGGCAACGCCGCATCGACGTCAGTAGCGCCGCATCGACGGGTCGATGTGGGCCGCCCACGCGTCGATCCCGCCGACGACGTTGTACACGGTGCGGAACCCCTGGCGCAGGAAGTACTCGGCTGCCTGCCGGCTGCGGACGCCGTGGTGGCAGTAGAGCACGAGCGGCGTGTCCTTCGGCATCGCCTCGACTTCGCGGCGCACGTCGTCGTCGAGCAGCCGGGATCCGGCGATCGCGGCGATGTCGCGCTCGCGCTGGGTGCGCACGTCCAACAATTGGATCGGCTCGCCCGCGTCGAGCTTCGCCTTGAGTTCGGCGACCGACAGCGGCTGCACGCGCGGGGGCGCGTTCGGGTTGTCGATGCGGAAGCCGCCGCCGGGGCCGTCGACGAAGTCGATCGTGACGCCGTCGAGCCGCCGGGCGAGGGCCGGCGGCACGGCGAACGGCACGCCGGCGACCTCCACGGCCAGGTCGCGCGCGCCGCGCGGACCGAGGTCGAGGCCGTGCTGCCACTGGCCGTCGACCAGCAGGTGGACGGCCGTCCCGTCGCCGGCGTCGGTGACGGCGCGGCGCAGCGCCTCGGCCGCCGCCTCCGTCACGTGCAGCGCCGGCGGCGCGACGTCGTCCGGCTTGACGCCGAGCGCGTCGTGCAGCTCGCCGGCCTCGTACATCTCGCGGACGATGTCGCAGCCGCCGATGAACGTCTGGTTGACGTACAGCTGCGGAATCGTGGGCCAGTTCGAATAGACCTTGATGCCCTCGCGGATCGCCGGGTCGGCCAGCACGTTGACCGTCTCGTAGCCGCCCGGAATGATCTGATCGAGGATCTGCACGACGGTCGCTGAGAATCCGCACTGCGGAAACGACCGCGTGCCCTTCATGAACAGAACGACGGGGTGGGTCTGGATCAGCGATTCGATGCGCTCGCGGGTGGCGGGGTCGAGACTCATGGCCGCGACATACCATAAGATGTCGGCCGTGCAATGCCCGTGCGGAAACGACGCCGAGTTCGACCGGTGCTGCGGTCCGCTGATTCGCGGGGAGGCGTCCGCCGAGACCGCGGAGCAGCTGATGCGATCGCGCTACAGCGCGTACGCGACCGGCGCGGTCGACTACATCCTGCAAACCCACGATCCGGCCACCGCGGGTGACGTGGATCGCGATGCCACCGAGGCGTGGTCCAAGTCGGCCGAGTGGCTCGGGCTCGAGATCGTCGCGACGGAGGCGGGTGGTCCCGATGACGACGAAGGCGTCGTGGAGTTCGTCGCGCGGTACCGCCTGCGCGGTGCGGACGCGGCCCACCACGAGCGCGCCCAGTTCCGCCGCTGCGACGGGCGGTGGGTGTTCGTCGACGGCGCGCTGGTCAAGCCGAAGACCGTCGTGCGCGACGCGCCGAAGATCGGCCGCAACGATCCGTGCCCCTGCGGCAGCGGCGCGAAGTACAAGCGCTGCTGCGGCCGTTGAGTCACGCGCCGGTCGGGACCGGCAGCCGCAGCTCGGCCAACAGCCGCTGGAGCCCCGACGACAGCGCCGTGCGGCGGCGCCCGCCCAGCGCGCGCGGCTCGACGGCCTTCCGCAGGCGCTTGCGCGCCTCGTGGATCCGCCACGCGACGGTGCCCGGCGCACAGCCCTGGACGACCGCCGCCTCGGCGTGGCTGAGGCCCTGCAGGGTGACGAGCACGACGGACGCCTTGACCTCCTCGGGCAACCGGTCGAGCGCGACCAACAGCCGCCCGTACAGGCGCCGCAGCTCGGTGGCGCGGCGCGGATCGCCGGCGGCGTCGACCGCGACCGCGCGCTCGACGCGAGGGTCGTCCATGTCGGTTTCGCGCCGCCGGTGGCGACTGCGCCGCGCGTTGAGCGAGCGGTTGATCGCCATCCGGTACAGCCACGTAAAGAAGTGGCTGCGCCCTTCGAAGCGATCGAGCGCGCGAAACGCGCCGAGGAACACCTCCTGCGCCACGTCCTCGGCGTCGGACTCGCTGCCGGTCAGGTGGAGGGCGAGCGCGAGGATGCGCGGGCGATAGCGCCGCACCAGCTCTCCGAACGCGCGCCGGTCGCCCGCCTGCGCGGCCGCGACGAGGGCCGCGGCGGCGTCTGTGGCGCGAGGTGGCATGTGCCGTATTAGACGCGCCCGGCGGCCGGCGGGTTTGGAAAAACCGCATCGGTGCGTGATTTCGCTGGGTTGCCTGCGCGCGCACCCCGTTGGCGGGCGCCGTTGGCTACAATGCACTCGTGTTCGCTCGCAGGTGGCTTCGCGCGTCAGCGGTCGCGTGGGCGCTCGCCGCGGTGTCCGCGTGCGGCGGGGACGACCGGCCGGCCGCGCCCCAGCCGGCTCCCGATCGGCCGGCGCCACTGGCCGAACTGCCCGATCGGATCGACGCGGCGCCGGCCGCGCCCGAGCGGGACGCGCCGCTGCGCGACACGACGAGCTTGATCGAGGTGTGGCGCGCGCGCGACGTCGACGGCTGGAAGCATACGTTCGACGAGCGCGCCGACGACCGGCAAGAGGCGGGCGTGGCGCTGCACTGGCTCGCCGTCCGCGGCGATACGATCGTGTGCCGCATCGTCGGTACGGACGACGCCGGGCTCGCCGACCTCGCGGCCGCGGAGGCGCGCGCGGGGGCGCTGGCGGCGGCAGGGGACGCCAAGCGCGTCGACCAGTGGCTGGTGCGCGACCGCGGCGCCGTCGACCTGCCGGAGCCGGGCGACGGCGCGGTCGACACGGTGGTCGCGGTCTACGAGGTGGACGATGTCGACGCATGGCAGGCGGCGTTCGACGCGGCGGCGGACTGGCCCGGCCTCGGCGTCGTCGCGACGCTGGTCGCGCAGGACCGGGCCGACCCGCGCCGCGCGGTGGTGCAGTTCGCCGCGCGCGACGGCGCCGCGCTCGCCGACGCGCTGCAAACCCGTGCGGTCCGGTCGGCGATGAAGAACGCCGGCGTGCGCCGGCGGCCGAAGGTCGTTGCTGCTGCCACCATCGAACTGTCCGCCTATCGACCCACTTATCGACGGTGACCCGCGGCCACAGCGGGGGGCAAGTGGCGGCGCCGGACGGCGCCCCAACGGCCGCGGACCCCGTCGGCGTGCCGCCGCCGTGGTCGTCGCGGCCGCACGGCTGACCCCACAGCGTGGCGTCGGCCCGCCTGCGAGGGCGGCACGGCGCCGCGGGGGATCCTTCGATGGCGCGGTGCGCCGGGTTCGGGCGCCGCGGTGCCGGCCGTCGCGCGCCGCGCGGATCGCCTTTGAGGGGAGGAGCCGTCGTGTGGTACGCCTCGCGCATGATCCGCAAGGCATGTGTCCTCCTCGCAACCGCCGGCTGGCTGGCGTGCGGCGGCGGCGCCAAGCCGACCGCTCGCGCGCCGGCGGCCGCCGAGACCGCTCGCGGCGCGGCGGCGCCCCAGCCCGCGCTGCCCAGGCCGGCGCCGCTGATCGCGCCGATCGCCGCCGACGCGCCGCCCGACCTGCTCGGCGTCGCGGTCGTGCCCAACGCGCGCCAGGCGCTGGCCGACGTCGTCCGTGCGGGGCGCGGCATCCGCGGCGAGCCCCCGCCGCTCGACGACAGCGCGCTGGGCGTCGGTTTCGGCGCGATGTTCGGCGCCGGTCCAGTCGAGGGCGTCGACTACGACCAGCCGATCTGGCTGCTGTTCGTCGACCCGCGCACGACCGACGCGCCGATCGTCGCGCTCGTCGGCGTGGCGGACGCGGCCGCGCTGCGGCGCTGGGCCGACGGCGCCGGCGTCACCGCCGACGCCCGCGGCCGCGTCGCGGTCGTCGGGGCGCCCGGCGCGGTGGCGGCGACGGGCGACTACGCGGTGCGCGTGCTCGCCGCCCGCAAGCCGCCCGCGCACGTGACCGTCACGGTGTCCGTCGATCGGCTGCGCGCCCGATACCCGGCCGAGATCGACGGGTTCATCCTCGCGATGAAGCGCGCAACTCTGCGCGCGCCGAGCCAGAACGAGTCGGTGTCCGGGAACGTCGGCGTCGACGTGATCGAAGCGTGCGTGCGACAGGCCGACGCGGCGTCGTTGTCGTTCGAAGTCGGCGCGGGCGACCTGACGGTCGCGTTCGAGATCCGCGGGGCGCCGGGGTCGACGATGGCGAAGATCGCGAGCGCGCAGCGGCCGAGCGATTTCGCGATCCTCGACGTGTTCGATGTCACCGGCGCGGCCGCGTTCGTCGCCGGCGACGTCCAAATGGGGCCGCTCGCGGATGCCTACGCGGAGATCTTCAGCCGCCTGCTGCCGGCGCTGGGCGCGGACCCCGAAGCCGACTCGCTGTGGAAACAGCTCGCGAGCCAGAGCGCGGGGCCGACCGCGCTCAGGTTGGATCTGTCGCCGATGCGGATGCTCACGGCGTATGCCGTGCGCGACGGGGCACAAGCGCTGCGCCTGCATCGCGCGTTTGCCGCGGCGGCAGGCTGGGGCGCCGGCGGCGTCCGGACCGAGCCGATCGCCACGCCGGCGTTCACCTACCGGGACGTCCCCGTCGACGCGTACAAGTTGTCGTTGAGCCAGGACGAGGCCGCGACGGCCGCGATCGCGCCCCAGATCGCCCGGTGGTACGCGTCGGCGACCATGACGGTCGCCGCGGTCGACGGCTACCTGGTCGGCATCACGGCGCCGGACGCCGCCGCTCGAATGCGCGCCGAGATCGACAGGTTGGCCGCCGGTACGCGGGGCCACGGATCGAAGCTCGCGGCGGTGCAGGCGGCGCGCGAACGCCGCGAGAGCGTCGTCGTGTGGGTCGACATAGGCGCGATCGCCGGGGCGCTCAGGGCCGGCGAGCGGAGCGCGCCGATCGAGATGGCGTTTGGGGTCGGGTTCACCGAGTCGTCGTGGCTGGTCCGGTTCACGATGCCGTTCGACAGCATCGCGGCGATGTCGTCGCTCGACGACGGAGCCGCCGCCGGACCGCCACCGCCGCCACCGACCGACGTGACCCCGCCCCGAGACTGATCGCCGACATCGACGCGCTCGCACTCCGGCATTCCGACCGCCGGCCGTTGCCGTCCGCGCGGCGCGTTGCGACATGCCAAGCTCGCGCGGTCCCCGGGACGTGCGAGGGCGAGCGCGACATCGCGGTCGCC is from Deltaproteobacteria bacterium and encodes:
- a CDS encoding ABC transporter ATP-binding protein produces the protein MSLVILDNLRLAFGGQTVFDGLSLRIGDRDRIGLVGPNGSGKTTLLRVLAGEQAVDSGDIHRARRLRVGYLPQDLAVTGDLPLAEFVLSSVPGRADLDRELADAERDLERASGAGAGEEELMELAARVADVHERLDHFERFFAEHEALRILAGLGFRADERDRSIAELSGGWKMRAVLASLLFQQPDLLLLDEPTNHLDMPSVAWLSGFLQRYNRAFVLISHDREFLNEQIDRVAAFEPEGFRQYNGNFDQYRRHRAEEEEVLRNRARNQEKERERMERFVERFRAKASKARQAQSRAKQLERMEEIEVIPTRQTMRIRFPAVPRTVNEVVKVEGLVKAYGDHVVFSGVDLFVQRGDKIGIIGPNGAGKTTLLKILAGELAADAGTVRVGRDVQVGYYAQHHADTLHPESTVYDEVARVNPEATPTRVRAVLGALLFSGDAVDKPIAVLSGGERARVALAKLLINPGTLLLMDEPTNHLDLESSEALAESLADYGGTVVFVSHNRRLIRALATKIWNIEDGRVETYPGTLDDYMYSQRLRLEQAASGAQRAEAAAAASRAEAPAAGDAARPAERGRGRDRERRRRQAEARKRRAAVLGPLERKVADLEARIEAIERAQKERGTALSDPAVYADAARRDELLGAYQADARKLEELTARWEHAVEELDAARAAFDAGR
- the grxD gene encoding Grx4 family monothiol glutaredoxin, whose product is MSLDPATRERIESLIQTHPVVLFMKGTRSFPQCGFSATVVQILDQIIPGGYETVNVLADPAIREGIKVYSNWPTIPQLYVNQTFIGGCDIVREMYEAGELHDALGVKPDDVAPPALHVTEAAAEALRRAVTDAGDGTAVHLLVDGQWQHGLDLGPRGARDLAVEVAGVPFAVPPALARRLDGVTIDFVDGPGGGFRIDNPNAPPRVQPLSVAELKAKLDAGEPIQLLDVRTQRERDIAAIAGSRLLDDDVRREVEAMPKDTPLVLYCHHGVRSRQAAEYFLRQGFRTVYNVVGGIDAWAAHIDPSMRRY
- a CDS encoding YchJ family protein; the encoded protein is MSAVQCPCGNDAEFDRCCGPLIRGEASAETAEQLMRSRYSAYATGAVDYILQTHDPATAGDVDRDATEAWSKSAEWLGLEIVATEAGGPDDDEGVVEFVARYRLRGADAAHHERAQFRRCDGRWVFVDGALVKPKTVVRDAPKIGRNDPCPCGSGAKYKRCCGR
- a CDS encoding sigma-70 family RNA polymerase sigma factor, with product MRRHRPPRRPRPPCRPRRRPAPAGRRRRGRAPATGRRAWRPLPPPAPPRAPPRPRGRRARRRPYRRCGTRSYRRGRRASAAPRPPLAGRRRARRTYASSRRRRARATPRSSSSCRAAARPARARPAPRRSDRAVRPVAPADREPAGARPAGRPRRTRTPRRAPTRPLTREATCERTRVHCSQRRPPTGCARRQPSEITHRCGFSKPAGRRARLIRHMPPRATDAAAALVAAAQAGDRRAFGELVRRYRPRILALALHLTGSESDAEDVAQEVFLGAFRALDRFEGRSHFFTWLYRMAINRSLNARRSRHRRRETDMDDPRVERAVAVDAAGDPRRATELRRLYGRLLVALDRLPEEVKASVVLVTLQGLSHAEAAVVQGCAPGTVAWRIHEARKRLRKAVEPRALGGRRRTALSSGLQRLLAELRLPVPTGA